TTCATCTTCATCATCGGGCTGGCCCACGTTCGTAACTTCAGCGTCATCTGCGGCCGGGCCGTCATTTTTCGGGACTTCGAATTTTGGAGCCGAGAACTCGTCGTCTTCGGTGTCCTGTTCAGACGGGGTCGGTCGATCCACCGATGTGGAACTTGAGCCGTTTGAATAATCAATATTTCCGGCTCCGGAACGAACCTCATTTTCAAAACCAGTCATGCCTTTTTTGAACTCCGAGAGTCCTTTGCCCAGATTACGGGCAACTTCCGGCAACCTCTTTCCGAACAGCAGCAGCGCAATGATCCCCACAATGATCATTTCCTGACTTCCAAGACCGCCGCCGGGGAAAATAAAACTGAGGGATGCGAAATCGGAAATCGGCAGGTGATTCAGGATGGTGAACATAGGACTTATCACAAACGCGGGGACTGAAGAACCACTTGATTAACCGCAGTAAAAAGGCCGGACAGAAGACGGAATGGCGGTTTCTTCGGGTGACGATTGACTTTTTATCCTCTATGAGGATGCCTTCTGGTCATGGTCATCGAGGTCGTCTTCGCCTTCTTTGATACCTTTCTTGAACGCGCTCAGACTCATTCCAAGCGACTTGGCGGCTCCTGGCAGACGATTGCCAAACAAGAGGAGAGCGATGCCGCCAACAATTACGATTTCCCAGCCTCCGCCCCCAAAAAACGCCGGAGTGGACACGGTTTTGACCAGTGATGAAACATTCATGACTGACTTCCAGGGCAGAGTAAAGTATTCCAGGGCGGAACGGAGGAGAATGCACCAGAGCAAATCGATATGTCCTCAATCTCACGCGCCAGCTGATGACTTCATTCGCCGATTAGTGGCAGCTTTAGCGGTCTTATTCAAGGATCCACTGAGAAATTTCGGGCATTGTGGTCAATTGGGACCGAAGTGCAGCGGTTACAAAGGTTTGCTGTGAAAACTCCGGAAAAATGAGACCACGTACGCCAATTGTTATTCTATCGTGATTTGACTCTAAATCAATGTCCTGCCGTTTGGCGGATCAGACTCTTTAGTAGTAACACGAGTGAAGACTGTTATCCTGAACCTGTTGATCAGTTTCCGGTGCTGATGCTGGTTAGGTCAGTTCGAATGCCGATTCTTTGTTGTGAAACCGTCTATGCCCGGTGAAACCATCCTTGTCATCGAAGATGACCGAGAGGTCGCCAACACTGTCCAGGCAGTCCTGAAAGCCGCCGGTTATAACGTGCTGTCTGCTGCAAACGGGCATGACGGGCAACTGCTGGTGGAGTCACGTCATCCGGATCTTGTTGTAACTGACATGATGATGCCTCGGATGGGCGGCTTTCCTGTGCTGGAACATTTGGGACAAATGGAGAATTCCCCTGCTGTGATCATGATGACTGCTAATGAAGGCAGTCGACACAAAGCCTATGCGGAAATGTTGGGTGTGGTTGATTATCTGCGGAAGCCCTTTGCGATGGAAGTTCTGCTGGATTCTGTCAAACGTACGCTCAGCCGCAGATCTGAAGCCGATTCTCAGTAATCAGCCAATTTATGGTTTGATGTCCGTTGTTTGGATTGGCGCAGTTGAAGCAGTTGTACCGGACGAATGAGTCCCGGTCACGATGATGATGGTGCCGTGACGATTATTCTGAAGATGCAACTTTCGCGAGGAGACTGCCCTGTCGTTTCCTGCAGCATCAATGTTTGTTCTTCTGCGACCCCGTTCTCCGGACATCAGAAATGTCTGGTGATTGATTTGAAGCCCAGCCTTTCAGTCAGTCGCCTGTATTTCTTACACAGCACTGCTCTTTAAAGTCAGCCTGCATGGATGCATGGTCGTCACAATCGAGTAAACATGGCCGTCGCCGCCGACTGCTGGTGAGCCAGGAATCCCAGGAGCTGGTCGCGGAATTCGAAGCTCTCGCTCCTCAAACGACAGCTGCTGTCATTCCAAATAACACGGTCACCACATCTGAGCGACCGGTTATATGTCGCATGGTCTCCGGTCAACTCTGGAAACACATCCTGTTACTGCTGGCGGTTGTGCTGGTATCGATGGCAGCGGTGTGGAGTGAAATCGAACGACCTGAAGCGCTTGAAGGTCTGTCCGGTCCGAATCAGCCGCGGATTGGCAGGGGACTGGCCGGAACATTCCTGGTTCTTGCCGGACAGCTCTCTCTGGTAATCGGATGGATTCGTTCCCGCAGTTCTGTCGATTTCAGTGGACGTTATCGATGCTGGAAATGGCTTGCCGGAGCTTTGATCACGATTGGGATCTTATGGATCACGAACTGTCAGGATGCATTGCCACACCTGGCTCAGGGATTCGTAAAGCCACTGATTGGCGGAGTCAGCGCGGCTCGAAGAACGCTCGTGATTGTTCCGATCACCGGAGTGAGTATCTGGATCCTGAGTCGGGTCATACCCGATCTAGGACGTAATCGGTACTCGCAGACCTTGTTCGTTTCGGGTGTAATCACTGCGGCGGGGCGTTTATTGCTGTCATACGGTGCGAGCCCCTGGTCAT
This Fuerstiella sp. DNA region includes the following protein-coding sequences:
- a CDS encoding twin-arginine translocase TatA/TatE family subunit codes for the protein MFTILNHLPISDFASLSFIFPGGGLGSQEMIIVGIIALLLFGKRLPEVARNLGKGLSEFKKGMTGFENEVRSGAGNIDYSNGSSSTSVDRPTPSEQDTEDDEFSAPKFEVPKNDGPAADDAEVTNVGQPDDEDETRLASSQTEMPHD
- a CDS encoding response regulator, with amino-acid sequence MKPSMPGETILVIEDDREVANTVQAVLKAAGYNVLSAANGHDGQLLVESRHPDLVVTDMMMPRMGGFPVLEHLGQMENSPAVIMMTANEGSRHKAYAEMLGVVDYLRKPFAMEVLLDSVKRTLSRRSEADSQ
- a CDS encoding twin-arginine translocase TatA/TatE family subunit; translation: MNVSSLVKTVSTPAFFGGGGWEIVIVGGIALLLFGNRLPGAAKSLGMSLSAFKKGIKEGEDDLDDHDQKASS